One Salmo salar chromosome ssa01, Ssal_v3.1, whole genome shotgun sequence DNA window includes the following coding sequences:
- the LOC106604288 gene encoding mitogen-activated protein kinase 8 isoform X4 produces the protein MLIFAIHFGLWHWIVAPSPKQDAGDVDLSEEKIAFESRKHSLGAQKAAPQGFIMNNNKRGEEREFYSLDVGDSTFTVLKCYQNLRPIGSGAQGIVCSAYDHNLERNVAIKKLSRPFQNQTHAKRAYRELVLMKCVNHKNIIGLLNVFSPQKSLEEFADVYIVMELMDANLCQVIQMELDHERLSYLLYQMLCGIKHLHAAGIIHRDLKPSNIVVKSDCTLKILDFGLARTAATGLLMTPYVVTRYYRAPEVILGMGYQANVDIWSVGCILAEMIRHKILFAGRDYIDQWNKVIEQLGTPPQEFLMKLNQSVRTYVENRPRYAGYSFDKLFPDVLFPADSEHNKLKASQARDLLSRMLVIDSSKRISVDEALKHPYINVWYDPAEVEAPPPKITDKQLDEREHTVEEWKDLIWKEVYEWDEWTKHYGVIRGQPPLLAQVQQ, from the exons ATGCTTATCTTCGCTATTCATTTTGGATTGTGGCATTGGATTGTAGCTCCTTCTCCAAAACAGGATGCCGGGGATGTGGACTTATCTGAAGAGAAGATCGCTTTTGAG TCCAGAAAGCATAGTTTGGGTGCCCAGAAAGCAGCTCCTCAAGGTTTCATCATGAATAACAACaagcgaggagaagagagggagttcTACAGTTTAGATGTCGGAGATTCCACCTTCACAGTTCTGAAATGCTACCAGAATCTAAGGCCCATCGGCTCAGGAGCACAGGGAATCGTCTG TTCAGCGTATGACCACAACCTTGAGAGAAATGTGGCTATTAAGAAGTTGAGTCGGCCGTTCCAGAACCAGACGCATGCCAAGAGAGCGTACAGAGAACTGGTGTTAATGAAATGTGTCAATCACAAAAAT ATCATTGGCCTATTAAACGTATTCAGCCCACAAAAATCATTAGAAGAATTTGCAGATGT ATACATTGTGATGGAGCTGATGGATGCCAACTTGTGCCAGGTGATTCAGATGGAGCTGGATCATGAGAGGTTGTCCTACTTGCTCTACCAGATGCTGTGTGGCATCAAACACCTCCATGCTGCCGGCATCATACACAGG GATCTAAAGCCCAGTAACATTGTGGTGAAGTCAGACTGTACGTTGAAGATCTTGGACTTTGGCTTGGCTCGGACGGCGGCTACAGGTCTGCTGATGACCCCCTACGTAGTGACCAGATACTACAGAGCACCAGAGGTCATACTGGGGATGGGCTACCAGGCCAACG TGGACATATGGTCTGTGGGGTGTATTCTGGCAGAAATGATCCGCCACAAAATCTTGTTCGCAGGAAGGGACT ACATTGACCAGTGGAACAAGGTGATAGAGCAGCTTGGGACTCCGCCCCAGGAGTTCTTGATGAAGCTCAACCAATCAGTGAGGACATACGTAGAGAACAGGCCGCGTTACGCAGGATACAGCTTTGACAAACTCTTCCCTGACGTCCTCTTCCCTGCAGACTCAGAGCACAACAAACTGAAAG CGAGCCAGGCCAGAGACCTGCTGTCTAGGATGTTGGTGATCGACTCGTCTAAGAGGATCTCTGTGGACGAGGCCCTGAAACACCCCTATATCAATGTGTGGTACGACCCAGCAGAAGTGGAGGCg CCCCCTCCGAAGATCACAGACAAGCAGCTGGATGAGCGAGAGCATACGGTGGAGGAGTGGAAAG